TCTTCGAAATCTTCCTGTCTAAAAATAGTTTCATTTATTGGAAGCTCTGTAGAAACTTCATTTTCAGTTTCAACAGCTACAAAATTTTCTTCAACACTTTCAGTTTTAACTTCGTTTCTCTTTTTAAATTCTGCCTCTAGTTTTGATAATAAAATTCCAATTACTGTAGACATTGATGCATTTACATTCTCTAGACCTCTAAGTGGAAATGGACTTACTTTTCTAACTGCACACTCCATTTTGTTTCCAACTTTACTAAATATTTCATCTATTGAGACAGCGCCTCCAGTAAAAGCTAATCCTTTTCCTAAATATCCGTTAAAACCAGACTCTTCTATTGTTTTTGAAATGAAATTAATTAAATCACCTATTCTTGCATCTATTATCTCTTTTATTTCATCTAAGTTGTACTCTCCATTTTCTGTTTTTATAATTCCGTTAGAATACTGTTTTTCTCTTAGTTTTTCAAGAATTTCTTTAGACTCTCTCTTAGGTATTTTTAATAAATAACTTATATCATTTACAAAGTGCATTCCACCTATAGATAATGATTTTGTATAAATTATTTTATCATTTTTATAGATAGCAATGTCTGTAACGCCTTCACCTATATCTATAAGAGCTACTCCCATTTGTCTATCTTCATATTCTAGAGTTGATTTAGCCGAAGCCGAAGCATTTAAAAATATGTCTTCTATCTCTAATCCTGCATTGTTAATAACTTCTACAAGTGGATCTAATTGATCTGTTTTTATAGTTATTAAGTGAACATCTCCTTGAATACTTCTTCCAACCTGACCTATTGGATTTTTTAATATCCCTGAACTGTTAACTCTAACATTATAGGCTTCTTGTTCTATGACGATTTCGTCATTTTTCAATATACTCCCTTTTACTAGTTCAATTAAATCATACATATCTTGAGCTGTAATTTCTTTTTCATCAAATTCAATACAACCATGATCTGTCTTAGATACGATTCTATCACTACTTATCCCTAATGAAACTCTTTCAAACTCTCTCCCATTTCTTTGCTGTAACTCTTTCAACCCTTTAGCGATACTAGCAGTTAAAAGTTCTGGATCTTCTACTACTGATCTCTTTATTCCTTCGCTTGGTACTTCTAAATAATCTAATACTCTTAATTTCAAACCTTCTGTACTAAGTTCTCCAAGAATAAATTTTATTTTTCCATTTCCCACATCCAAGGCCAATCTTGTGATATTATCTCGCATTTTTCCCCTCCTTTTCCCTCACTACTATGTCTTTGAATCTTATATCTATATAGTCTATAATCTTAGTTTTGATTAATTCTTTATATAGATTCATTGTTATTTCATACTTATTTTTTGAAACTTCTGGTTCTGTTTTTATTTTAGTTCCATCTCTCAACACTATATAGATTAAATGTTTATTTTCAAAATATAGCTGTGAAACCTCATCTTTTAAGTCAATTTTTTTTAACTTTTCCATTATTTCCAAAAGTTCACTCTTTTCATCATCTGCTTTTACAACAAGAATCGGCATGCTTTCTTTAGGGTATTCATCTAGTTTTCCAAAAATAGTTCCTTGTTCATCCATTGTATAAATTCCAGATTTATGTTGTGCATAATAACTACTTTCCTTTTCAATTATATCAATCGTAATTTCATTCAAATTTTCCTTTGCGATTGATACCTTTTTTACCCTTACATCTCTTAGTAATTTCTGTTCCAATCCTTCTAAATTTAAATCATTGATATTTTTTCCTAAAATCTCTGTTTTAATTTTTTCTAAGTCAATTTTAAGACTTGGTGAAACTTCACTTATATGAACTTTTGATATGTTAAAAAACTCTCGATTTTTAAAGTCTTTTTCTACCTGAATAATAATAAAAGTTAGTGCCAATATTATAACAATTTTAAATATTTTTTTCAAGAATCTCTCCCTGTTATTTTATATATTTTATAATTAACAATTTTCAACCATAATTTTAGTTAAATCATCAAAAGTATAACCTTTCAATGATGCTAATTTTGGAGCTAAACTTGTTTCTGTCATTCCAGGGCAAGTATTCACTTCTAAAAAATAAGTTTTTCCATCTTTTAAGATAAAATCACTTCTTGTTACACCTTTTAGTCCTAACTTTTCATGTATTTTTCTTGCTGCTTCTGAGGCTTCTTCATATGCTTTTTCATCTATTTGAGCTGGGCATTCATATTCTGTCTTACCAACTGTATATTTTGATTCATAATCATATAATCCAGACTTAGGCTTTATTCTAACTACACCTAACTTTTCTCCATTTAAAACACCTGCTGTTAATTCTTCACCTTTTACAAACTCTTCTATTAAAGGTTCTTTTCCTTGAAGTAAATCATATGCTTTCTGAGCTTCTTCTTTTGTTTCACATATATATAGTCCCACACTAGACCCTTCTTTTGCTGGCTTTATAACTACTGGATATTCTTTTACTTCTTCTAATGAGTTATAAGTTGCAGGTATTCTTATTCCTAAATCTTTTGCTATTATCTTAGTTAAAACTTTATCCATCGCTACTGCACTTCCTGTAACTCCTGAACCTGTATATTTTTTACCTAACATGTCTAAAACTGACTGAACTCTACCATCTTCTCCGTATTCTCCATGAAGAGTTAAATAAACTAAATCATAATCATTATCTATAAATGCTGATACTAAGTTATCTTTAGTTAAATCTATTTTATAAGCATCATAGCCTTGTCTTAATAAACTATTTAAAACTGCTTGACCACTTCTTAAAGAGACTTCTCTTTCTGATGTAATTCCACCCATAACAACTGCTATTCTCACTTTATTCCTCCTAGTTTCTTACAATTATAATCTCTTCTT
Above is a window of Candidatus Cetobacterium colombiensis DNA encoding:
- the ftsA gene encoding cell division protein FtsA, which encodes MRDNITRLALDVGNGKIKFILGELSTEGLKLRVLDYLEVPSEGIKRSVVEDPELLTASIAKGLKELQQRNGREFERVSLGISSDRIVSKTDHGCIEFDEKEITAQDMYDLIELVKGSILKNDEIVIEQEAYNVRVNSSGILKNPIGQVGRSIQGDVHLITIKTDQLDPLVEVINNAGLEIEDIFLNASASAKSTLEYEDRQMGVALIDIGEGVTDIAIYKNDKIIYTKSLSIGGMHFVNDISYLLKIPKRESKEILEKLREKQYSNGIIKTENGEYNLDEIKEIIDARIGDLINFISKTIEESGFNGYLGKGLAFTGGAVSIDEIFSKVGNKMECAVRKVSPFPLRGLENVNASMSTVIGILLSKLEAEFKKRNEVKTESVEENFVAVETENEVSTELPINETIFRQEDFEEEYEEEVATDGALNKIKKWISNFI
- a CDS encoding cell division protein FtsQ/DivIB; the protein is MKKIFKIVIILALTFIIIQVEKDFKNREFFNISKVHISEVSPSLKIDLEKIKTEILGKNINDLNLEGLEQKLLRDVRVKKVSIAKENLNEITIDIIEKESSYYAQHKSGIYTMDEQGTIFGKLDEYPKESMPILVVKADDEKSELLEIMEKLKKIDLKDEVSQLYFENKHLIYIVLRDGTKIKTEPEVSKNKYEITMNLYKELIKTKIIDYIDIRFKDIVVREKEGKNAR
- a CDS encoding D-alanine--D-alanine ligase, encoding MRIAVVMGGITSEREVSLRSGQAVLNSLLRQGYDAYKIDLTKDNLVSAFIDNDYDLVYLTLHGEYGEDGRVQSVLDMLGKKYTGSGVTGSAVAMDKVLTKIIAKDLGIRIPATYNSLEEVKEYPVVIKPAKEGSSVGLYICETKEEAQKAYDLLQGKEPLIEEFVKGEELTAGVLNGEKLGVVRIKPKSGLYDYESKYTVGKTEYECPAQIDEKAYEEASEAARKIHEKLGLKGVTRSDFILKDGKTYFLEVNTCPGMTETSLAPKLASLKGYTFDDLTKIMVENC